A genomic window from Schistocerca serialis cubense isolate TAMUIC-IGC-003099 chromosome 4, iqSchSeri2.2, whole genome shotgun sequence includes:
- the LOC126474566 gene encoding cuticle protein 38-like encodes MGVVVRREQQVPQPGSPSVILLCAVAAAHAGYLGGYAAPAVAVAAPAVAVAHAPVAVAPAASSIANTYRISQTARVLAAPAVAAAPVAYAAPVAYAAPAVHAPLAYAAPAVAAPLLKVH; translated from the exons ATGGGAGTTGTTGTCCGGCGAGAGCAACAGGTGCCGCAGCCAGGTTCGCCGTCG GTGATCCTTCTGTGCGCCGTGGCCGCCGCCCACGCCGGCTACCTGGGAGGCTACGCCGCCCCCGCTGTTGCCGTGGCCGCCCCCGCCGTGGCTGTGGCCCACGCCCCCGTGGCCGTGGCGCCCGCCGCCTCCTCCATAGCCAACACGTACAGGATCTCGCAGACGGCTCGCGTCCTGGCCGCCCCCGCCGTCGCTGCAGCCCCCGTGGCCTACGCTGCCCCcgtggcctacgccgcccccgccgtccACGCCCCTCTGGCCTACGCCGCCCCTGCTGTCGCTGCTCCTCTGCTCAAGGTCCACTAA
- the LOC126474567 gene encoding cuticle protein 38-like, giving the protein MYKLVILLCAVAAAHAGYLGGYAAPAVAVAAPAVAVAHAPVAVAPAASSIANTYRISQTARVLAAPAVAAAPVAYAAPVAYASPAVHAPLAYAAPAVAAPILKVH; this is encoded by the exons ATGTACAAGCTG GTGATCCTTCTGTGCGCCGTGGCCGCCGCCCACGCCGGCTACCTGGGAGGCTACGCCGCCCCCGCTGTTGCCGTGGCCGCCCCCGCCGTGGCTGTGGCCCACGCCCCCGTGGCTGTGGCGCCCGCCGCCTCCTCCATCGCCAACACGTACAGGATCTCGCAGACGGCCCGCGTCCTGGCCGCCCCCGCCGTCGCTGCCGCCCCCGTGGCCTACGCTGCCCCCGTGGCCTATGCCTCCCCCGCTGTCCACGCCCCTCTGGCCTACGCCGCCCCTGCTGTCGCTGCTCCCATCCTCAAG